A single region of the Populus nigra chromosome 2, ddPopNigr1.1, whole genome shotgun sequence genome encodes:
- the LOC133682705 gene encoding uncharacterized protein LOC133682705 isoform X1, which produces MVVGDKNPETPSAQKLSQSDSSQHAPPCPNPQDDASPKNQPQTPKDFILSVASKLTSQPLTNPDPDVWGVLTAISSHARKRAQGINIVLTGEEHCIGRLVEDTRFQVEANAVSGNHCKIFRKNAVAELSDVTVFLKDTSTNGTYLNWKKLTKSSPEAKVQHGDIISFAAPPQHELAVAFVYREVVRSNSSMEGAVAKRKAEDIVGENKRMKGIGIGAPEGPISLDDFRILQRSNKELRKQLENQVLTIDTLRNKQQNTIDRHENEIKEMKESVAKSYLDHIKELQNMLDAKQKELVEVNRISAEQKHVLEDLNERLTASRQSCNEANEVMKSQKASIAELEAQLEEERDQRKEERQKATSDLKAAVQRVQSEAQEEVKRLSNAALQRERELQEEINKLQEKEKKWCSQVETLMPKLEETRQKLVASDNKIRQLEAQVCEEQLASANGRKRVDELEQETYRLRKELENEKQAAREEAWAKVSTLELEINAAMRDLEFERRRLKGARERIMLRETQLRAFYSTTEEISGLFTKQQEQLKAMQRTLEDEENYDNTSVDIDLNLNPRNMDGNLVRENGMTWHHSNSRAKAGSGPSARRFDRNQTVTSSDGASVTERHDCDTRSQEDQNTQEEEFTSAEHHVKCGFGSEIDGVGTAPVLEGETIGTEQVLETESLGVDGERNFDLNKYSSVAGDTMQVEGEDCVHEGDERIQTIHHDGLHHSQSSNLPENQRDVEGTEPGGIIRTQDLLASEVVGSWACSTAPSVHGDNEYPGSGDDNEKRGADHHDSNGQVAESQSTPSSDAVAIRRNRECRALSEMIGIVAPDLKDQFGTDVDGDCDGGKERLGSSSNSDTEACSDSNDNEECAKGGSMSDTETECSDKPAEDKNLDDAMDEDTDATQDDSQ; this is translated from the exons ATGGTGGTAGGAGACAAAAACCCTGAGACCCCGTCGGCTCAAAAACTCTCACAATCAGACTCCTCACAACATGCCCCTCCATGCCCTAACCCCCAGGATGACGCGTCGCCCAAGAATCAACCACAAACACCCAAAGATTTCATACTCTCAGTAGCCTCCAAGCTCACTTCTCAACCTCTCACCAATCCTGATCCTGACGTCTGGGGTGTCCTCACTGCTATTTCCAGTCACGCCCGTAAACGCGCTCAG GGTATTAATATTGTATTGACCGGGGAGGAGCATTGTATTGGAAGGTTAGTTGAGGATACGCGGTTTCAAGTTGAAGCGAATGCTGTTAGCGGCAATCATTGTAAAATATTCAGGAAAAATGCCGTGGCCGAGTTATCTGATGTAACTGTTTTCTTGAAAGATACGAG TACGAATGGGACCTATCTTAATTGGAAGAAACTGACTAAGAGTAGCCCTGAAGCCAAAGTTCAACATGGGGATATTATATCCTTTGCTGCTCCTCCACAGCATG AACTTGCAGTTGCATTTGTATATCGAGAAGTTGTTAGGTCCAATTCTTCAATGGAAGGTGCAGTTGCAAAAAGAAAAGCAG AGGATATTGTTGGGGAAAACAAGAGAATGAAAGGTATTGGAATTGGTGCTCCTGAGGGTCCTATATCTCTTGATGATTTTCGGATTCTTCAACGGTCAAACAAG GAATTAAGGAAGCAATTGGAAAATCAAGTCCTTACAATTGACACCTTGCGCAACAAGCAGCAAAATACCATTGATCGTCATGAAAAT GAAATAAAAGAGATGAAAGAATCTGTTGCAAAATCGTACCTTGACCACATTAAGGAATTGCAAAATATGTTGGATGCCAAACAAAAGGAGCTTGTTGAGGTCAATAGAATATCAGCTGAACAAAAACATGTCTTGGAAGACCTTAATGAAAGGCTTACTGCTTCTAGGCAGTCATGTAATGAAGCAAATGAAGTAATGAAGAG tCAAAAGGCATCCATAGCTGAACTCGAGGCACAACTAGAAGAAGAACGAGatcagagaaaagaagaaaggcaAAAGGCTACTTCTGATTTAAAGGCAGCAGTACAGAGAGTTCAGTCTGAGGCACAAGAGGAAGTCAAACGACTATCTAATGCTGCCTTGCAACGGGAAAGAGAGCTGCAAGAAGAAATCAATAAGCTTCAG gaaaaagagaaaaagtggTGCTCACAAGTAGAAACCTTGATGCCCAAACTG GAAGAAACGCGGCAAAAATTGGTTGCATCTGACAATAAAATTCGCCAGCTAGAAGCTCAAGTTTGTGAAGAGCAACTGGCCTCGGCAAATGGAAGAAAA AGAGTGGATGAACTCGAACAAGAAACGTATAGGCTGAGGAAAGAACTTGAGAACGAAAAG CAGGCGGCTCGAGAAGAAGCTTGGGCTAAAGTTTCTACCCTTGAACTGGAGATAAATGCTGCAATGCGGGATCTTGAGTTTGAAAGACGGAGGTTAAAAGGTGCCAGGGAAAGAATAATGCTTAG GGAGACACAGCTGCGGGCATTTTATTCCACGACCGAGGAGATATCTGGACTCTTTACCAAGCAGCAGGAACAACTGAAGGCAATGCAAAGGACATTGGAAGATGAGGAGAATTATGATAACACATCAGTGGATATTGATCTGAATTTAAATCCCAGGAACATGGATGGCAATTTGGTGAGAGAAAATGGAATGACTTGGCATCATAGCAACAGCAGGGCAAAGGCTGGCTCAGGTCCTTCAGCTCGGAGATTTGACAGGAACCAAACTGTTACTTCTAGTGATGGAGCAAGTGTCACTGAGAGGCATGACTGTGATACCAGAAGTCAAGAAGACCAAAATACTCAAGAGGAAGAATTTACAAGTGCTGAGCATCACGTTAAGTGCGGCTTTGGTTCTGAAATTGATGGAGTTGGCACAGCACCTGTTTTGGAAGGAGAAACCATTGGAACGGAGCAAGTTCTTGAAACAGAAAGCCTTGGTGTTGATGGGGAGAGGAATTTTGATTTGAACAAATATAGCTCTGTGGCTGGGGACACAATGCAAGTTGAAGGTGAAGATTGTGTGCATGAAGGTGATGAGCGCATTCAGACAATTCATCATGATGGCTTGCATCACTCTCAATCAAGTAATCTCCCTGAGAATCAGAGGGATGTGGAAGGTACGGAACCTGGAGGCATAATCAGAACACAAGACCTTTTAGCTTCGGAAGTTGTTGGCAGTTGGGCTTGCAGCACTGCTCCTTCAGTCCATGGCGATAATGAATATCCTGGAAGTGGAGATGACAATGAGAAACGTGGTGCTGATCATCATGATTCTAATGGTCAAGTGGCTGAGAGTCAAAGTACGCCATCTTCTGATGCTGTAGCCATCCGAAGGAATCGTGAATGTCGAGCATTAAGTGAGATGATTGGAATTGTTGCTCCTGATTTAAAAGATCAGTTTGGCACTGATGTGGATGGTGATTGTGATGGAGGAAAGGAGAGACTCGGTTCTTCCTCTAACTCAGATACGGAGGCTTGTTCTGACAGTAATGATAATGAGGAATGTGCCAAAGGTGGATCTATGTCGGATACAGAGACTGAATGTAGTGACAAACCTGCTGAGGATAAAAATCTGGATGATGCAATGGATGAAGATACTGATGCCACACAAGACGATTCTCAGTGA
- the LOC133682705 gene encoding uncharacterized protein LOC133682705 isoform X2: MVVGDKNPETPSAQKLSQSDSSQHAPPCPNPQDDASPKNQPQTPKDFILSVASKLTSQPLTNPDPDVWGVLTAISSHARKRAQGINIVLTGEEHCIGRLVEDTRFQVEANAVSGNHCKIFRKNAVAELSDVTVFLKDTSTNGTYLNWKKLTKSSPEAKVQHGDIISFAAPPQHELAVAFVYREVVRSNSSMEGAVAKRKAEDIVGENKRMKGIGIGAPEGPISLDDFRILQRSNKELRKQLENQVLTIDTLRNKQQNTIDRHENEIKEMKESVAKSYLDHIKELQNMLDAKQKELVEVNRISAEQKHVLEDLNERLTASRQSCNEANEVMKSQKASIAELEAQLEEERDQRKEERQKATSDLKAAVQRVQSEAQEEVKRLSNAALQRERELQEEINKLQEKEKKWCSQVETLMPKLEETRQKLVASDNKIRQLEAQVCEEQLASANGRKRVDELEQETYRLRKELENEKAAREEAWAKVSTLELEINAAMRDLEFERRRLKGARERIMLRETQLRAFYSTTEEISGLFTKQQEQLKAMQRTLEDEENYDNTSVDIDLNLNPRNMDGNLVRENGMTWHHSNSRAKAGSGPSARRFDRNQTVTSSDGASVTERHDCDTRSQEDQNTQEEEFTSAEHHVKCGFGSEIDGVGTAPVLEGETIGTEQVLETESLGVDGERNFDLNKYSSVAGDTMQVEGEDCVHEGDERIQTIHHDGLHHSQSSNLPENQRDVEGTEPGGIIRTQDLLASEVVGSWACSTAPSVHGDNEYPGSGDDNEKRGADHHDSNGQVAESQSTPSSDAVAIRRNRECRALSEMIGIVAPDLKDQFGTDVDGDCDGGKERLGSSSNSDTEACSDSNDNEECAKGGSMSDTETECSDKPAEDKNLDDAMDEDTDATQDDSQ, from the exons ATGGTGGTAGGAGACAAAAACCCTGAGACCCCGTCGGCTCAAAAACTCTCACAATCAGACTCCTCACAACATGCCCCTCCATGCCCTAACCCCCAGGATGACGCGTCGCCCAAGAATCAACCACAAACACCCAAAGATTTCATACTCTCAGTAGCCTCCAAGCTCACTTCTCAACCTCTCACCAATCCTGATCCTGACGTCTGGGGTGTCCTCACTGCTATTTCCAGTCACGCCCGTAAACGCGCTCAG GGTATTAATATTGTATTGACCGGGGAGGAGCATTGTATTGGAAGGTTAGTTGAGGATACGCGGTTTCAAGTTGAAGCGAATGCTGTTAGCGGCAATCATTGTAAAATATTCAGGAAAAATGCCGTGGCCGAGTTATCTGATGTAACTGTTTTCTTGAAAGATACGAG TACGAATGGGACCTATCTTAATTGGAAGAAACTGACTAAGAGTAGCCCTGAAGCCAAAGTTCAACATGGGGATATTATATCCTTTGCTGCTCCTCCACAGCATG AACTTGCAGTTGCATTTGTATATCGAGAAGTTGTTAGGTCCAATTCTTCAATGGAAGGTGCAGTTGCAAAAAGAAAAGCAG AGGATATTGTTGGGGAAAACAAGAGAATGAAAGGTATTGGAATTGGTGCTCCTGAGGGTCCTATATCTCTTGATGATTTTCGGATTCTTCAACGGTCAAACAAG GAATTAAGGAAGCAATTGGAAAATCAAGTCCTTACAATTGACACCTTGCGCAACAAGCAGCAAAATACCATTGATCGTCATGAAAAT GAAATAAAAGAGATGAAAGAATCTGTTGCAAAATCGTACCTTGACCACATTAAGGAATTGCAAAATATGTTGGATGCCAAACAAAAGGAGCTTGTTGAGGTCAATAGAATATCAGCTGAACAAAAACATGTCTTGGAAGACCTTAATGAAAGGCTTACTGCTTCTAGGCAGTCATGTAATGAAGCAAATGAAGTAATGAAGAG tCAAAAGGCATCCATAGCTGAACTCGAGGCACAACTAGAAGAAGAACGAGatcagagaaaagaagaaaggcaAAAGGCTACTTCTGATTTAAAGGCAGCAGTACAGAGAGTTCAGTCTGAGGCACAAGAGGAAGTCAAACGACTATCTAATGCTGCCTTGCAACGGGAAAGAGAGCTGCAAGAAGAAATCAATAAGCTTCAG gaaaaagagaaaaagtggTGCTCACAAGTAGAAACCTTGATGCCCAAACTG GAAGAAACGCGGCAAAAATTGGTTGCATCTGACAATAAAATTCGCCAGCTAGAAGCTCAAGTTTGTGAAGAGCAACTGGCCTCGGCAAATGGAAGAAAA AGAGTGGATGAACTCGAACAAGAAACGTATAGGCTGAGGAAAGAACTTGAGAACGAAAAG GCGGCTCGAGAAGAAGCTTGGGCTAAAGTTTCTACCCTTGAACTGGAGATAAATGCTGCAATGCGGGATCTTGAGTTTGAAAGACGGAGGTTAAAAGGTGCCAGGGAAAGAATAATGCTTAG GGAGACACAGCTGCGGGCATTTTATTCCACGACCGAGGAGATATCTGGACTCTTTACCAAGCAGCAGGAACAACTGAAGGCAATGCAAAGGACATTGGAAGATGAGGAGAATTATGATAACACATCAGTGGATATTGATCTGAATTTAAATCCCAGGAACATGGATGGCAATTTGGTGAGAGAAAATGGAATGACTTGGCATCATAGCAACAGCAGGGCAAAGGCTGGCTCAGGTCCTTCAGCTCGGAGATTTGACAGGAACCAAACTGTTACTTCTAGTGATGGAGCAAGTGTCACTGAGAGGCATGACTGTGATACCAGAAGTCAAGAAGACCAAAATACTCAAGAGGAAGAATTTACAAGTGCTGAGCATCACGTTAAGTGCGGCTTTGGTTCTGAAATTGATGGAGTTGGCACAGCACCTGTTTTGGAAGGAGAAACCATTGGAACGGAGCAAGTTCTTGAAACAGAAAGCCTTGGTGTTGATGGGGAGAGGAATTTTGATTTGAACAAATATAGCTCTGTGGCTGGGGACACAATGCAAGTTGAAGGTGAAGATTGTGTGCATGAAGGTGATGAGCGCATTCAGACAATTCATCATGATGGCTTGCATCACTCTCAATCAAGTAATCTCCCTGAGAATCAGAGGGATGTGGAAGGTACGGAACCTGGAGGCATAATCAGAACACAAGACCTTTTAGCTTCGGAAGTTGTTGGCAGTTGGGCTTGCAGCACTGCTCCTTCAGTCCATGGCGATAATGAATATCCTGGAAGTGGAGATGACAATGAGAAACGTGGTGCTGATCATCATGATTCTAATGGTCAAGTGGCTGAGAGTCAAAGTACGCCATCTTCTGATGCTGTAGCCATCCGAAGGAATCGTGAATGTCGAGCATTAAGTGAGATGATTGGAATTGTTGCTCCTGATTTAAAAGATCAGTTTGGCACTGATGTGGATGGTGATTGTGATGGAGGAAAGGAGAGACTCGGTTCTTCCTCTAACTCAGATACGGAGGCTTGTTCTGACAGTAATGATAATGAGGAATGTGCCAAAGGTGGATCTATGTCGGATACAGAGACTGAATGTAGTGACAAACCTGCTGAGGATAAAAATCTGGATGATGCAATGGATGAAGATACTGATGCCACACAAGACGATTCTCAGTGA